The sequence below is a genomic window from Haloferax mediterranei ATCC 33500.
GAGGGCGTCGAGGAAGCCTTCTGGGCCGCACTCGACGAACTCGAAGCACAGGGAGCCGAGTACTACGAGGTCAGCATGCCCTCCGTCGAGAAGGCCGTCGCCGCCTACTACGTCATCGCCATGTCCGAAGCGTCTTCGAACCTCGCACGCTTCGACGGCGTCCGCTACGGCAAATCCGGCGGCTACGAGGGCAACTGGAACGAGGCGTTCGCCCGCGCCCGCGAGGAAGGCTTCGGCTCCGAGGTCAAACGGCGCGTCCTCCTCGGCACCTACGCCCTCTCCGCTGGCTACCACGACAAGTACTACGCGAAGGCGCAGGACGCCCGCGCGTGGGTTAAACAGGACTTCGACGCCGCTTTCGAGGACGTCGACGTGCTCGCATCACCGACGATGCCCGTGCCGCCGTTCAAACTCGGCGAGAGCCTCGACGACCCGCTACAGATGTATCTCGCCGACGCCAACACCGTTCCGGTGAACCTTGCAAACCTCCCCGCTATTTCCGTCCCAGCGGGCGAGACCGAGGGCCTGCCGGTCGGTCTCCAACTCATCGGTCCGAAGTTCGGCGAAGAGACTATCGTCCGCGCCGCCTCGGCGGTCGAAAACTGAGCGACCTCGGCTATTTTTCGCGGGGGTTTACGACGGTGGTTCGACCGATAGCTCGACCGACTTCGAACCATCGCGCCAGTCGAAGTAGTACTGCATCCCGCCCGCGTGCTCCGGGTCGTCGAGGGTGGGCGTGTACGTGTGGGTCCACGTCTCCGACTCTCCGGGCGCGAGGTCGATTGAAATTGCTTTGACCGGCGTGTGTGCGACGTACGGCCCCGACCGGTTGAGCGCACCCACGAACGTCCCCTCGACCGACCCGGTGTTTTCGATGGTTACGGAGAGAGTCAACTCCGTGCCGCTTTCGACGCTTTCCGGCACGTCGAGTCCGCCGACTCGGAAGTCGGTCGGCGGGCGTGTAAGGGCCGAGACAACGTCGTTTTCGAACTCGTATTCGCCGCCGGGCCACCGGAGGCTCACTGAGTCGGTCTCCAGCGGGTTCGAAAGCGAGTAGAGCAGGTAGCCAGTACCTGCGCCTTCGTATGGATTAGTGCGGTCGAACGGATTCCCGTGCGAAGCTATATCTCGGATATCCTTTGGAGCGGTAGTCCCGGCGTCGGTCGAGAGCGTGAAATCAGCGGACGCGGGGCTGGGCTGCCCGGACGGCGCGACGTTCAAAATGAGAAACTGCTCGTCGCGGTCGCCGAACACGGCGACGGAGTCCGGCGTGTTGGGCGCGACTATCCCGGGAACGACAGTGACGTTCGAGACGCTCACGTCGACTGGTTCGCTCGTCGTCGTGCTCGTCGGGGACGAGTCGGACGTGTCGGACGTGTTGGACGAGGTGGTTGGGTCTTTCCCGTTCGCCTGCTTCCGTTGGTCGAGACACCCGGCGAGGAGTGCGAGCGTCCCGCCACCGAGACGGAGCACGTCGCGGCGGGAGGTAGTTGCTTTGGAGGTCCACATAGTTCAGACAGTTATCACGTCTGTAATAAGCCTTCAGGTGGGCAGTGGGGAGCCGAATAGCTCAGCGGAAGGCCGGACAGAGAGTTCCACACTCACGAAGCAGGCTCATCAGGTTGTCCGAAACACTCTGCGCCAGAGTTGGACGGATAGTCACCTCTGTTATCGAATACGAAATATTGTGCGCCTCTATTCGTCATTCAGCAGAATTCTGTTCAGCAATTCAGGCTTCGAAAGACCGACCGAGATGCCGATAGTTTTTCCACGAACCGACGCGCACGGCGGAACGTCATGTATATCATCGTCGTCGGCGCCGGCAACATCGGGACGCCGCTCATCGAAATCGCCACGGAGGGCGGTAACGAGGTGGTCGTCGTCGAGCGCGACGAGGCAAAAGCCGAGGCCGCAGCGGCAACGTTCGACTGCCTCGTGCTCAACGACGACGCCACGGTCAAACAGACGCTCGAAGAGGCCGGCGCGGACCGCGCCGACGCCATCATCACGACGACCGACAAGGACGCGACCAACATCATGGTCTGTCTCTTGGCGAAGGAACTCGAAATTCCGGACATCGTCTCTGTCGTCCACAACCCCGAGCACATGAGCCTCTACCGGCAAATCGGCGTCAACACGATGGAAAACCCCCAGCGACTCATCGCGGAGTACCTCTACCGGGCGGTCAAACGCCCCTCTATCGTCGACTACATGCGCATCGGCGACCGCGCCGAGGTGTTCGAAATTCGCGTCGACGAAGAGGCACCAATCGTGGGGCGGACTATTCAGGAAACCGCACAGGATGGCCTCCTCGACGACGATACACTCATCGTCGCCATCGAGCGCGAGCCTAACGACGACCCCGTCACGCCGCGCGGCAACACGACCGTCGGCGCGGGCGACCTCTTGACCGTCTACTCCGCGAAAGGTGCGACACCTGAAGTGACAGACGTGTTCGGCCATTACGAGGACCACTGATGCCGCGCCGCGGACGGATGGTTGCGGGGTGGCCCGCCGACCTTGCGGTCATCGGTCGCGACGTCGGGTCGCTCCTCGCCATGGAATCACTGTTGATGGCCGTCTCAGTCCTCGTTGCGATTGGATTCGGCGAGTGGTACGCCGCACTCGCATTCTTCATCGCCGCGGGCGCGACTGCTGGTGTCGGCTTGGGTGCGCGGAAGGCGTTCGACGAAGCGCCCGCACCGCGCATGAAACACGGGATGATAATCGCCGCTGCGGGATGGTTTGCAACAGCCGCCTTCGGGTCGCTGCCGTTTTTCCTCACGGCGCATTTCGCTCCTGATTCGGTGTTCACGGCGCTCGTCCCCGCTGGTGTCGAGTACACCCAGTCGAGTCTCGTCTACTTCCGCAACCCGCTGCACGCCCTCTTCGAGAGCATGAGCGGCTGGACCGGAAGCGGCCTCACGATGGGGATTCACGAACCGTCGCTTCCGCGGACGATTCAGTGGTGGCGCTCTCTCATCCAATGGGTCGGCGGCGTGGGCGTCATCGTCCTCACCGTCTCGATTCTCTCGCGGCCAGGAAGCGGTAGTTACGCGCTCTACCGCGGTGAGGCCCGTGAGGAGAAGATTCATCCGAGCGTCGTCTCGACGGTTCGGACAGTCTGGAAGATTTTCGTCGGCTACACGGTGCTTTCGGTAGTCGTGCTCTTCGTCGCCATCCGCGCGAGCAATTACGGCTCGGCCCTTCCCCTCTGGGAGGCTGGCTGGCAGGCGCTCAATCACGCGATGACTGGTCTCTCGACCGGCGGGTTCGCCGTCACCGACAACTCAATCGGGACGTACAACTCGCCGCTCATCGAGACGGTACTGCTGCCCATCATGGCGCTCGGCGCAATCGCCTTCCCCATCCACTACACTATCCTCCGGAACCGCGAGGTCGACAAGTTGTGGACGGACCTCCAGACCCGGTGGTTGCTCGCCATATTTGCCGTCGGCGTGGCAGGACTCACAATCCAGAATCTCGTCTCTCTCCCGACGACTGCGGGGTCTGCATTCGTCGAAACAGCGGACTACTTCGGTCTCTCGGGCATTATCGGCGGCCCGGAGACCGATGCCATCCGCGACTCGGCGTTCCACTGGGTGAGTGCGCTCTCGTGTACTGGCTTTCAGGCCGCGCCGCTCGGCCAGTGGTCCGACGGCGGAAAACTGCTGCTCTCCGGCGCGATGACCCTCGGCGGCGCTGCCGGGTCGACCGTCGGCGGCATCAAAATCATCCGCGGGTACACGATTTCCCGTGGCATCCAGTGGCAGTTCTCCCGCGTCTTCCTGCCCGAAAGCACCGTCGTGAACATCGAAATGAACGGTCGCCGTCTCTCCCGGAGCGAGATGGACCGCGAGTTCTCCGAGGCAGCCATCGTCTCGATGCTCTGGGTGCTCTTGCTCGTCGCGTCGAGCGTCCTCCTCGTGAACCTCGCCGGACCGGAGTTCACCTATGCGGACGCACTGTTCGAAGTCGCGAGCGCGCAGGGGAACGTCGGCATCTCGACGGGCATCACCGGACCGTCGATGAACCCCTACGCGGAGGCGATGTTTCTCTTCAACATGTGGATTGGACGGCTCGAAATTATCCCCGTGTTAGTGTTCTTCCGGTCGGTTCTCTACGGGCTGAATCCGTAGCGTTCCGACACTCCTTCGCCCAATTTTCCGTTCACCGCCGCCAGTACTCCGGCGTGAAGATGACGAGCACCGGTAGAATCTCCAGACGGCCGACCCACATCAGGAGGACCATGTACAGTTTCGAACTGTTGGAGAAGTCGAGATAACTCCCCATCGGGCCGACGACGCCGAAGCCCGGGCCAACGTTCCCGAGGGTCGCAGCGACGGCGCTCATCGTTTCGAGGATACTCACGTCGAAGCCGGCGCGCGCGGCATCGAGGTGGAGCAGGCCCGTCGAGACGAAGAACAACACGAGATACAGGAGCGTGAAGGCGTAGATGCCGCGGATGGCGCGTTCATCGACCGTGCGGCCGGCGAGTCTGACGGGGCGAACTGCCTCGGGGTGGGCCGTCGTAAATAGCTCGCGGCGGAGCGATTTCAGGATGACGTACCAGCGAACGATTTTAATCGCACCGCCGGTCGAACCGCCGGAGCCACCGATGAACATCGCGAACAGGAGGCCGTACTGCGTCGGCGCGCTCCACGCGTTGAAGTCCATGCTCGCATAGCCCGTCGTCGTGACGATGGAGACGACCTGAAACACCGACTGGCGAATCGCCGGTTCGACGTTACCGATGATGGCTGTCCGAATGCCTTCGAGGTACACTTGGTCGTAGGTCTCGCCCGCTGGCGCGACGGACATCAGGCCGTCGCCGAAAAAGAGGACGCCCGCAAGGATGGCCGAGATGACGCCCATAATTCCGAGGTAGGATTTGAACTCGGTGTCGCGGACGAGTCGCTTCGGCTCGCCCGTGAGGACGTGCCAGAAGAGCGCGAAGTTGGTCCCCGCAGCGACCATGAAGGGGATAATCACCCACTGCGCCGCGGCGGAAAACGCCTCGATACTCTTTGCTTCCGGCGAGAACCCGCCGGTCGGCATCGTCGTCAACCCGTGGGCGATGGCGTTGTAGACGCCCATCCCTGGGGCGTGGCCGGTGACGTTGAGTCCGTGGAGAAGGACGATTTCGAGGACCGTGAGGCCGAGGTACGCGCCCCAGAGCGCGCGCGCCGTCTCGGCGATTCGGGGGGTGAGCTTTTCGATGCCGGGACCGGGCGCTTCCGCGTCCATCAGTTGTGCGCCACCGACCGACAGTTCAGGAAGAATCGCTACCGCGAGGACGACGATACCCATCCCCCCGAGCCACTGGGTGAGTTGTCGCCACATCATGATGCCGCGGGTGTGCGAGTCGAAAGAAATGTCGCCGAGGACCGTCGCTCCGGTCGTGGTAAACCCGCTCATCGTCTCGAAGAGGGCGTTCGCC
It includes:
- a CDS encoding TrkH family potassium uptake protein, with protein sequence MPRRGRMVAGWPADLAVIGRDVGSLLAMESLLMAVSVLVAIGFGEWYAALAFFIAAGATAGVGLGARKAFDEAPAPRMKHGMIIAAAGWFATAAFGSLPFFLTAHFAPDSVFTALVPAGVEYTQSSLVYFRNPLHALFESMSGWTGSGLTMGIHEPSLPRTIQWWRSLIQWVGGVGVIVLTVSILSRPGSGSYALYRGEAREEKIHPSVVSTVRTVWKIFVGYTVLSVVVLFVAIRASNYGSALPLWEAGWQALNHAMTGLSTGGFAVTDNSIGTYNSPLIETVLLPIMALGAIAFPIHYTILRNREVDKLWTDLQTRWLLAIFAVGVAGLTIQNLVSLPTTAGSAFVETADYFGLSGIIGGPETDAIRDSAFHWVSALSCTGFQAAPLGQWSDGGKLLLSGAMTLGGAAGSTVGGIKIIRGYTISRGIQWQFSRVFLPESTVVNIEMNGRRLSRSEMDREFSEAAIVSMLWVLLLVASSVLLVNLAGPEFTYADALFEVASAQGNVGISTGITGPSMNPYAEAMFLFNMWIGRLEIIPVLVFFRSVLYGLNP
- a CDS encoding TrkH family potassium uptake protein, with product MKLRVDYRASLRLVGTVLKYLTVPLLFPLVVALYYGESVLPFVVTMAVTVLIGTGLERLAEEPDIGAREGFLMVAMTWLAVAFVGAIPYLIEAHGIPFIAQPIHPESTLGNPANALFETMSGFTTTGATVLGDISFDSHTRGIMMWRQLTQWLGGMGIVVLAVAILPELSVGGAQLMDAEAPGPGIEKLTPRIAETARALWGAYLGLTVLEIVLLHGLNVTGHAPGMGVYNAIAHGLTTMPTGGFSPEAKSIEAFSAAAQWVIIPFMVAAGTNFALFWHVLTGEPKRLVRDTEFKSYLGIMGVISAILAGVLFFGDGLMSVAPAGETYDQVYLEGIRTAIIGNVEPAIRQSVFQVVSIVTTTGYASMDFNAWSAPTQYGLLFAMFIGGSGGSTGGAIKIVRWYVILKSLRRELFTTAHPEAVRPVRLAGRTVDERAIRGIYAFTLLYLVLFFVSTGLLHLDAARAGFDVSILETMSAVAATLGNVGPGFGVVGPMGSYLDFSNSSKLYMVLLMWVGRLEILPVLVIFTPEYWRR
- a CDS encoding potassium channel family protein; the encoded protein is MYIIVVGAGNIGTPLIEIATEGGNEVVVVERDEAKAEAAAATFDCLVLNDDATVKQTLEEAGADRADAIITTTDKDATNIMVCLLAKELEIPDIVSVVHNPEHMSLYRQIGVNTMENPQRLIAEYLYRAVKRPSIVDYMRIGDRAEVFEIRVDEEAPIVGRTIQETAQDGLLDDDTLIVAIEREPNDDPVTPRGNTTVGAGDLLTVYSAKGATPEVTDVFGHYEDH